The following are encoded in a window of Miltoncostaea marina genomic DNA:
- a CDS encoding S1 family peptidase — MTSAARPRTAAVLAAVAALLVAALGAGAASAATYREHVVGGAPSAAGAWPSIVSIGAAGVAGPDAHSCGGTLVAPAAVLTAAHCVTGDDGTPAAPARMQVLAGTDDLGAGGERLAVAEVRVHPGYRALGAGPDAALLILATPSSAPVAAFARPGQDPDIERPGEIAGWGTQSEAGTTASQRLLSAPLTIFTGARCAAFLGGAFPGAAALCAGRPEGGVDTCAGDSGGPLRDAGGLVVGITSYGLGCGRAGRPGVYTRVSAVAGWIDRSLATPAGAVVTSAPAAAAGAPRGAAARRAPAVRALAARARAGRVATLRYRLMGSGQSTRETIVVRAGRRVLARLRTNAGPARADVMYSVRWRVPGRPRAGRSLRFCVTTRLASGGAGRSSCAPLRVRAR, encoded by the coding sequence ATGACCTCCGCCGCGCGCCCCCGCACCGCCGCCGTCCTGGCGGCCGTCGCGGCCCTCCTGGTGGCGGCGCTCGGCGCCGGCGCGGCCTCGGCGGCGACGTACCGCGAGCACGTGGTGGGCGGGGCCCCGTCGGCCGCGGGCGCGTGGCCCTCGATCGTCTCGATCGGCGCCGCCGGCGTGGCGGGGCCGGACGCCCACTCCTGCGGCGGCACGCTCGTCGCCCCGGCGGCGGTGCTGACCGCGGCCCACTGCGTGACGGGCGACGACGGCACGCCGGCGGCCCCCGCGCGCATGCAGGTGCTCGCCGGCACCGACGACCTCGGCGCCGGCGGCGAGCGGCTGGCCGTGGCCGAGGTGCGGGTGCACCCGGGGTACCGGGCGCTCGGCGCCGGCCCCGACGCCGCGCTGCTCATCCTCGCGACGCCCAGCTCGGCGCCCGTGGCCGCCTTCGCCCGGCCGGGCCAGGACCCGGACATCGAGCGTCCGGGCGAGATCGCCGGCTGGGGCACCCAGAGCGAGGCGGGGACCACCGCGTCGCAGCGGCTCCTCTCGGCGCCGCTCACCATCTTCACCGGCGCCCGGTGCGCCGCGTTCCTCGGCGGCGCCTTCCCCGGCGCGGCGGCCCTCTGCGCCGGCCGGCCCGAGGGCGGCGTCGACACCTGCGCCGGCGACAGCGGCGGCCCCCTGCGCGACGCGGGCGGCCTGGTGGTCGGCATCACGAGCTACGGCCTCGGGTGCGGCCGCGCGGGGCGGCCCGGCGTCTACACCCGGGTGAGCGCCGTGGCGGGCTGGATCGATCGCTCGCTGGCCACCCCCGCCGGCGCGGTCGTGACGTCGGCGCCGGCCGCCGCGGCCGGCGCGCCCCGGGGGGCCGCCGCCCGGCGCGCGCCCGCGGTCCGGGCCCTCGCGGCCCGCGCCCGCGCCGGCCGCGTCGCCACGCTGCGCTACCGGCTCATGGGCAGCGGCCAGTCCACGCGCGAGACCATCGTCGTGCGGGCCGGCCGGCGGGTGCTGGCCCGGCTGCGCACCAACGCCGGCCCGGCGCGGGCCGACGTCATGTACTCGGTGCGCTGGCGCGTGCCGGGCCGCCCGCGGGCCGGCCGCAGCCTGCGCTTCTGCGTCACCACGCGCCTCGCCTCGGGCGGCGCGGGCCGCAGCTCGTGCGCGCCGCTGCGCGTGCGGGCACGCTGA
- a CDS encoding HU family DNA-binding protein: MNKTEFVSRVAAEADISNGDAQKAVGAVLKVIEDALKSGEDVAFAGFGKFSVSERAARTGVNPQDPSKKVEIPARTVPRFTPGAVLKEAVASGGRK, encoded by the coding sequence GTGAACAAGACCGAGTTCGTCAGCAGGGTCGCCGCCGAGGCCGACATCAGCAACGGTGACGCCCAGAAGGCTGTCGGCGCCGTGCTCAAGGTCATCGAGGATGCCCTCAAGAGCGGTGAGGACGTCGCCTTCGCCGGGTTCGGGAAGTTCTCCGTCTCCGAGCGCGCGGCGCGGACCGGGGTCAACCCCCAGGACCCGTCGAAGAAGGTCGAGATCCCCGCCCGGACGGTGCCCCGGTTCACCCCGGGCGCGGTCCTCAAGGAGGCCGTCGCGTCGGGCGGCCGCAAGTAG